The sequence AGAATCAAATGCCAAGACTCGTCCGATAGGTTGACCCCTGCTTCATGTGCTTCAACTGGAGATCTACGTGCGGAGGTAGGGGCAGGCCGCTGTAATTTTTCGGCACTGTCCCCTTGGGGACACCCGCCAAGGGGGCTTTCGCGCGAAGCGCGAAACGACCCCGTAGCGTTGCGGTGCGATCGCGGCGCCGACCCCACCCTCGAAGGGCCGAGTACAACAGAAATTGTGAAAACCAGCTGCTAACGAAACTCTGGTTGTCTAAATGAAGTGAAGGGGTAGCGTTGCCACTATGCGGGCCGGTTCAGCGATCGGCGACGGCGCCGACGAATCCGGTTTCCGTTCCGCCGCCGGGCGTCTTCCAGGTCACCTCGGCGCTGCGGAGAACCGTCGGATCGTTCCCTGACTTCGACCACTTCTCGAGGGCCTCGGCGGCGATCGTACCGACGTTCTCGAAGCTATCGGCCTTCAGCCGCGAGAGGATCGTATCGATTCGCATCCGTCGCGGCTCGCCCTGGTCGTCGAACTCGAGGTCGGCGCCGTTCTCGGCAAGCCACTGCTGGAACGGCGACGATTCGGCGACGTGATCGGCCAGACCCATGAGGTGCTGCATCCGATCGGCGTAGCTCTCGATCGCGTACTCGGCCGACTCGACGAGCGCCCGCAGTTCCTCGCGATACTTCCGAGCGCGAAACGAGACGTCGCCCTGGTCGAGTTTGAGGACATCGCCGAGATCTTCGATCGCCCGGTAGATCGTCGCGGGATGCTTGCCCAGTTGGTCGGCGAGGCCGTCGACCGTCGCACCGCCATCGGTCGCAACCTGCTCGGTGACATCGCGAGCGGTCTCGCCCATGTCCCGAAGCGTCGTCATCAACAGGTGGTCGCTCTTCGCCTCGAGGCGCGGGGTCGGATCTTCATAGAGTTCGACCAGGTCGTCTCGAGCAATGGCGCCGAAATGATCGTCGGCGACGTAGACGCCACTCCCGTCGGGACCGAGCGGGATATCTTCCCAGTGGAGCGCGTTCAGTAGCGTCTCCTCGATCTGCTCGGTCACCTCGTGACGATCGGCCCACGCCCATGCGTCACCGTCGTTCATCGACTTGTTCACCAGCACCTCCACCTTCGGGTGGTAGGACGGGTGATCTTTCGAGACCGCGTCCGGATCGGCCAACTGGTAGATCTCGAACTTCCGGCCGTAGGTGTGGCCCGGCAACAGTTTGCTCGCCGACGCCGGGTTCAGAAACAGCCGGTTCTGGTGATTGACTACCTC comes from Haloterrigena salifodinae and encodes:
- a CDS encoding DUF7845 domain-containing protein, whose translation is MSQVETTPHEIEGRWKWPDWGRGPYDALSSVMLGPPFEGYLEIDTEIDGEPWHLKISYSKSGFAPRLSDGINAERLYEWDIVGRGRGERKASYNISPRFPDMRHWESGDPIQLPWENQVGAVDGVDVEFHTSNIELERGLELLPEFYAAVFEHAEERIHPEYFRTDPHSASRMWAYERYVRIRREWAEKLSSAGVLQKVAHYLSDLEGVKAELHIDNEEVVNHQNRLFLNPASASKLLPGHTYGRKFEIYQLADPDAVSKDHPSYHPKVEVLVNKSMNDGDAWAWADRHEVTEQIEETLLNALHWEDIPLGPDGSGVYVADDHFGAIARDDLVELYEDPTPRLEAKSDHLLMTTLRDMGETARDVTEQVATDGGATVDGLADQLGKHPATIYRAIEDLGDVLKLDQGDVSFRARKYREELRALVESAEYAIESYADRMQHLMGLADHVAESSPFQQWLAENGADLEFDDQGEPRRMRIDTILSRLKADSFENVGTIAAEALEKWSKSGNDPTVLRSAEVTWKTPGGGTETGFVGAVADR